One Spinacia oleracea cultivar Varoflay chromosome 4, BTI_SOV_V1, whole genome shotgun sequence DNA segment encodes these proteins:
- the LOC130459694 gene encoding phospholipid:diacylglycerol acyltransferase 1-like, translated as MKTLMQKYTIDTMADSSDECSCLKGGVYNVNGDETVPVLSAGYMCAKAWKGKTRFNPSGMQTFIREYDHAPPANLLEGRGTQESLAIRKATVTEKKYSVESDVVRT; from the exons ATGAAGACGCTTATGCAGAAGTACACT ATTGATACAATGGCAGACAGTTCAGATGAGTGCTCTTGTCTCAAAGGAGGGGTTTACAATGTTAATGGAGATGAAACAGTTCCTGTTTTGAGTGCTGGTTACATGTGTGCTAAAGCATGGAAAGGGAAAACCCGATTTAACCCTTCTGGAATGCAAACTTTTATAAGGGAGTATGATCATGCTCCTCCTGCTAATCTATTAGAGGGTAGAGGCACCCAAGAATCACTTGCCATACGTAAGGCAACTGTTACAGAAAAAAAATACTCAGTGGAAAGTGATGTAGTTAGGACTTAG